The genomic stretch TACATGCTTGCATTGCACAAATTGGGTCAACTTCAGTTACACGAACGATCATGCCTTCTTGACGTAAAGATTGAGCAGAACCTTTACCCACGTCACCATAACCCACTACTAGTGCACGGCGACCAGACAAAAGCATGTCAGTTGCACGTTTGATCGCGTCATTTAATGAGTGACGGCAACCGTATTTGTTGTCGTTTTTAGATTTAGTAACTGAGTCATTTACGTTGATTGCAGGAACTTTCAAAGAACCGTCTTTCCACATTTCGATAAGACGTTGAACACCTGTTGTTGTTTCTTCGGTAATACCGTGAATACGTTCTAAAAGAGCAGGGTATTTTTCATGAACAAGAGCAGTTAAGTCACCGCCATCGTCCAAGATCATATTGGCATCCCATGGTTGACCATTTACATTGATCTGTTGTTCAAGGCACCATACATATTCTTCTTCAGTTTCACCTTTCCAAGCAAAAACTGGAATACCGCGAGCAGCAATTGCAGCAGCAGCGTGGTCTTGAGTCGAGAAAATGTTACATGATGTCCAGCGTACTTCAGCACCTAACTCAACAAGCGTTTCAATAAGAACCGCTGTTTGGATGGTCATGTGAATACAACCAAGAATTTTTGCGCCAGCAAGTGGTTTAGTCGCTGCATAGCGTTTGCGTAAGCCAATCAAAGCTGGCATTTCTGCTTCAGCAAGTTTGATTTCTTTACGACCGTAGTCAGCAAGTGAGATGTCAGCAACTTTGTAATCTGTAAATGAAGCATTAACCGCGTTCATCAGGATCTCCTAGGAAAAAATAGTATTGATCATTCTGTTCGCGGATGCCGTTGTTGGTTAAAACGAGTGTTTAACCGATCGTCGAGCCTGGCAAATTGATCTTTAGTGCCGATCATTTGTCGCAGCATCCCTCGACTAGCGGGACATTGTACTTGGAAAAGCTTTTAGTGCCAATCTAGTTTTGTTTATTATCTGCGTAATTATTACTTTAGATTTCAATTATGGCAGTAAATATTCCCGAAGTATTAGTGAACCTTGAAGCCAACTGTGGCGTATTTGCGGTGTGGATGGTACTTCAGCATCATGCAGTGCAAATTGATGTGGCTGAGTTGATCAAAGTTTGCCGACACGATGAAGGAGGAACCTATACGATTGCTTTAGCCGTCGCTTTAAAAAAACTCGGATTTGAAGTTTTATTTCATTCAGATGAAGACCCTAATATTAGCTCTAGCGAACGAATGAGCTATAAAGAAGCAAAGGTATTAAAAATTCCAACTGGACCAGCACTAAGCTATCAAGATATTCAAACTGCAATTGAAAATGGAAAAATGGTGATTGTCTATTACGATACTTTAGCAGGTGTCGGAAATCAGTCACTCATTTATTCTATTGACTCAAATGAAATCTGCTTTTTTGATAGTTTTGAGCCGATGTCAGCAGCAGTTTTTGAAATGCAGCGTCAAGTAGAAGGAATTTGTCGTCAGGCTATCGTGATTGATGACCGTAATTTTCAGGTATATTCGACCAAATTGAATTAGATAAAAAGAGCCAGTAGAGTGCTGGCTCATATTGAAGTTATTTTTGTTGATATTCTTGAATTACTTCTAACGCAGCACGGAAAGCTTCCTGAGTAGCAGGGGCGCCGCAATATGGCAGACTGTGCAATAAAGTTTCTTGAATCTCCTCAACTGTACAGCCATTGTTGAGCGCACCACGAACATGACCTTTGAGTTCAGTAGGTGATTTGAGCGCCGTGAGCATTGCCAAAGTAATTAATGAACGATATTTACGTGGTAGCACACCTTCACGTTGCCAAGTCGATCCCCATGCATGTTCATTAATCCAGTCTTGTAAAGGCTGGGTAAAGGGTACGGTGTTTTCTTGGGCGCGTTTTACAAAAGCTTCTCCCATCACTTCTGTGCGAACTTTTAATCCATTTTCGTAATCTTGCTTAGACATTAATTTCTCCTAAAAATAAAAGCGTCGATTGACGCTTTTATGGCTGTTTATTAATTAATGCGAATCAAAAATGATTGCAATAGTGAATTAGTGGAGGCATCAGTCACTAAATTTGATGAGGATTCGACAAAGGAAGATCTTTATTTAAATCTTCATCAAAGACATCTGTAAGCATGCTATCGAATCGGATTGCGTTGTATTGCAATAGTTGTTGAGCTTCGCTTTCAGTAATAAAACCTTCTTTTATCGCTTGTGCAATATTCTCTTCGAAAGTGAGTCCTGTAAATTTACCTTTAGATTCAGCTTTTTTAAACTTATCCCAAAGCGGTTCAAGAGTTCGCAGAATTTGGAAAGTATGCTCTAAACGACCAGTTACATCATCGGCTTTGGTTGAATAAAATACGTGATGCTTAAGCTGTTCTCTGAAAGGATGCTCTTGCATCATAAGTTCAGCGACTTGTTGTTTTAACTCATCCTCTGGTTTTGAAATGACACGGCCAAGAGGGAAACAGATCCATTTTACAAATGCTGCTGGAAGTTTAGCTGGGAAGTTTGCAAATAATCCCCAAAATGCTTCCTGAATATTCAAGAAAGCTTTTTGTAGCGCTAATTTAGCGTGAAGTTGTTCAGCTTCAGTTTTTTGTCCAGCTTCATAAAATTTTAAAATCGCAGTAGAAATAAAGAGGTGCGCGTGAATATCTGCCAAGCGGCCTGATAACATTTCTTTGCGTTTTAGATCTCCTGCAAGTAAGCCAAGTGACATATCTGAAACAAGTGCGAAGTTGGCACTAAAACGATTAATCGTTTTATAGTAACTTGCAGTGAATTGATCTGCTGACTGAGGCGCATCACTTGAGCCACCTGTCCAACCGTAAGCAAATGATCTTGCACCACGGTTAAACGTATAGGCTAAATGTTTAAATAACAAATCATCGAACTTTTTGATTGAGTTATTTTTATCTTCAGATTGAAGGAGTTGTAACTCTTCAAATAGATAAGGATGACAACGCATTGAGCCTTGGCCAAAAATCATCAATGAACGGGTCAAAATATTTGCGCCTTCTACTGTAATAGCAATCGGAATCGCTTGATAGGTAAGGGCAAGGAAATTACGTGGCCCAAGTTGGATTGCACGTCCGCCAGCAATATCCATTCCGTGATTGACAACTTTACGCATCGTTTCAGTTGCATAATATTTTGCCATGGCAGTCATCACGGCAGGTGTTCCACCTTGGTTTAGGCCACATGTCACTAAATAGCGGAATGCTTCAAGCATGTAGGCATCGCTGGCAATTTCACTGGTCGCTTCTTGTACGCCTTCAAATTTACCTACTGAAATATTGAACTGTTGACGAATTTTTGCAAAAGCACCAACGGTTAAATAGCTCATTTCACCTGCTGCTGTTGCTAAAGCTGGAAGGGAAATACCACGGCCAACACCTAAGCACTCCATTAGCATTCGCCAGCCTTTACCGGCATTTTCTTGACCACCAATAATCCAGTCAATAGGAATAAAAACATCTTCTCCTTCTACTGTTCCATTCATAAATGGAGAACCAGGATAATGTCGTGCTCCTATTTTTACACCTGCATGACTTGCAGGAATTAAGGCACAAGTAATACCGTATTCTGTTTTGTTTTTATCTCCGAGTAGGCCTTCTGGGTCATAAAGTTTAAATGCTAGACCAACAACGGTGGCAATTGGTGCAAGCGTAATCCAACGTTTAGAGAAATTCATTCTTAGCCCAAGAACTTGAGCACCTTCATATTCACCGTAGCAAACAACACCTGAATCTGGAATGGCGCCTGCATCTGAACCTGCTTCTGGGCTGGTTAAACCAAAGCATGGGATCTCTTCACCTTTAGCAAGGCCCGGTAAATACTGCTGTTTTTGTGCATCTGTACCGTAGTGCATGAGTAGCTCACCTGGTCCTAATGAATTTGGAACCATACAACTCACAGCTGTGGTGAGTGAGCGGGAAGCAATTTTGCTCATAATACGGCTTTGAGCAAACGAACTAAATTCTTTGCCACCAAATGACTTTGGAATAATGAGGCCTAAAAAACCTTTGTCTTTAATAAATTGCCAAACCTCTGGTGGGAGATCTTTTAAGTGATGATGAATTTCCCACTCATTGAGCATGCTACAAAGTAGCTCAACTTCATTGTCGATAAAGCTTTGTTCTTCTTCTGACAACGTTGGGTAGGGGTACTTTTCAAATTGAGACCAATCGGGTGCCCCCATAAATAATTCTTTTTCCCACCAACTGGTACCTGCCTCTAAGGCCTCTTGTTCAGTCGTACTGATGCTCGGCATTGAGTTTGCTAAAGTTTTATATGCAGGTTGAGTAATCAGATTAAAGCGTAATGGTGCAAATAAAATAATGATACTAAGGACAATGAGGGGGATACCTAAAATGAGAGCCCATGGCGTTAATATGAGTGCTGTAAATATAGCGACAGCAATCGTAATTACACTACCAATAGTTCTGTTTAGATTAAAAAAGAAAATTGCCCATATTGCAAAAAGCTGAATGACAATGCTTAAAACAAAGAGTAGGAAAATCATACTTGCTCCTTACTAGCTAAGCCCTCAGGTGGATGACGTTACAAAAGCGAGGAGATATTTAAGGCTTAACTAGCTAATTTTTAATGCTGTTTAAATTTAATTTTTTATGTCGCAATTGATGTATATGCTAGAGCAGGGATATATCGTACTTTTAGGTATAAGATATTTTTAAGTGAAAGTGTAATGGCTTGTTTTATCGATTTGTCAAGAAATGTTATTGATTTTCTTATACAAATAAAAAACCCTCTGAACTAGAGGGCTTTCATTGATTTTAATTTTTAAGCTTCGACAACTTGAACAGCAATTTTTTTAGCTGGATCTACTTTACGACGAACTTCTGGTACTGGTTCACCGTGGTATTGACGATCAGCAAAGTAACTTGAACGAACCATTGGTGCAGACCAAATATTTCTAAAGCCAAGTTTGCGACCATGCTCTGCATAACGTTCAAACTCTTCTGGCGTTACAAAGCGATCAATTGGCGCGTGTTGTTTAGATGGCTGTAAATATTGACCAATAGTCACATAGTCAACATCGTGAGCACGTAAGTCATCAAGCAATGCAATAACTTCTTCTTCAGTTTCACCGATACCCACCATCAAACCACATTTTGTTGGGATATCAGGGCAATATTCTTTAAACATTTTTAATAAGTTTAAAGAATGTTGATAGTCTGAACCTGGACGCATCGCTTTATATAGACGTGGTACAGTCTCGATGTTGTGGTTAAATACGTCTGGCGGACATTCAGTCATAATGCGTAAGGCGATGTCCATACGTCCGCGGAAATCTGGTACTAAAATCTCAAGTAATGTATTTGGACTAAGTGCGCGAGCTTCTTTGATACAGTCCACAAAGTGTTGTGCACCGCCGTCAAGCAAGTCATCACGGTCAACCGAAGTAATTACTGCATACTTAAGCTTAAGATTAGCAATTGTCTCTGCCATGTGACGAGGTTCATCTGCATCGAGTGCATTTGGACGACCATGTGCTACATCACAGAAAGGGCAACGACGTGTACAAATATCACCCATGATCATGAATGTTGCTGTACCACCACCAAAACATTC from Acinetobacter pittii encodes the following:
- the ahcY gene encoding adenosylhomocysteinase yields the protein MNAVNASFTDYKVADISLADYGRKEIKLAEAEMPALIGLRKRYAATKPLAGAKILGCIHMTIQTAVLIETLVELGAEVRWTSCNIFSTQDHAAAAIAARGIPVFAWKGETEEEYVWCLEQQINVNGQPWDANMILDDGGDLTALVHEKYPALLERIHGITEETTTGVQRLIEMWKDGSLKVPAINVNDSVTKSKNDNKYGCRHSLNDAIKRATDMLLSGRRALVVGYGDVGKGSAQSLRQEGMIVRVTEVDPICAMQACMDGYEVVSPYKNGVQTGKKEDINHDLLGNTDLVVTTTGNYHVCDAAMLDSLKAGAVVCNIGHFDTEIDTAYLRGYKWVEVKPQVHQVYRSEDENNYLILLSEGRLVNLGNATGHPSRVMDGSFANQVLGQIHLFQEKFADLPASEKAAKIRVEVLPKKLDEEVAAAMVAGFGGVLTQLTQEQADYLGVAVEGPFKSDAYKY
- a CDS encoding cysteine peptidase family C39 domain-containing protein, producing the protein MAVNIPEVLVNLEANCGVFAVWMVLQHHAVQIDVAELIKVCRHDEGGTYTIALAVALKKLGFEVLFHSDEDPNISSSERMSYKEAKVLKIPTGPALSYQDIQTAIENGKMVIVYYDTLAGVGNQSLIYSIDSNEICFFDSFEPMSAAVFEMQRQVEGICRQAIVIDDRNFQVYSTKLN
- a CDS encoding carboxymuconolactone decarboxylase family protein, which produces MSKQDYENGLKVRTEVMGEAFVKRAQENTVPFTQPLQDWINEHAWGSTWQREGVLPRKYRSLITLAMLTALKSPTELKGHVRGALNNGCTVEEIQETLLHSLPYCGAPATQEAFRAALEVIQEYQQK
- a CDS encoding acyl-CoA dehydrogenase — encoded protein: MIFLLFVLSIVIQLFAIWAIFFFNLNRTIGSVITIAVAIFTALILTPWALILGIPLIVLSIIILFAPLRFNLITQPAYKTLANSMPSISTTEQEALEAGTSWWEKELFMGAPDWSQFEKYPYPTLSEEEQSFIDNEVELLCSMLNEWEIHHHLKDLPPEVWQFIKDKGFLGLIIPKSFGGKEFSSFAQSRIMSKIASRSLTTAVSCMVPNSLGPGELLMHYGTDAQKQQYLPGLAKGEEIPCFGLTSPEAGSDAGAIPDSGVVCYGEYEGAQVLGLRMNFSKRWITLAPIATVVGLAFKLYDPEGLLGDKNKTEYGITCALIPASHAGVKIGARHYPGSPFMNGTVEGEDVFIPIDWIIGGQENAGKGWRMLMECLGVGRGISLPALATAAGEMSYLTVGAFAKIRQQFNISVGKFEGVQEATSEIASDAYMLEAFRYLVTCGLNQGGTPAVMTAMAKYYATETMRKVVNHGMDIAGGRAIQLGPRNFLALTYQAIPIAITVEGANILTRSLMIFGQGSMRCHPYLFEELQLLQSEDKNNSIKKFDDLLFKHLAYTFNRGARSFAYGWTGGSSDAPQSADQFTASYYKTINRFSANFALVSDMSLGLLAGDLKRKEMLSGRLADIHAHLFISTAILKFYEAGQKTEAEQLHAKLALQKAFLNIQEAFWGLFANFPAKLPAAFVKWICFPLGRVISKPEDELKQQVAELMMQEHPFREQLKHHVFYSTKADDVTGRLEHTFQILRTLEPLWDKFKKAESKGKFTGLTFEENIAQAIKEGFITESEAQQLLQYNAIRFDSMLTDVFDEDLNKDLPLSNPHQI
- the lipA gene encoding lipoyl synthase — its product is MSEHRKPEQGVKLRGAEKVARIPVKVVPTVEVPRKPDWIRVKMTAPEEVQRIKTTLRAQKLHTVCEEAACPNLPECFGGGTATFMIMGDICTRRCPFCDVAHGRPNALDADEPRHMAETIANLKLKYAVITSVDRDDLLDGGAQHFVDCIKEARALSPNTLLEILVPDFRGRMDIALRIMTECPPDVFNHNIETVPRLYKAMRPGSDYQHSLNLLKMFKEYCPDIPTKCGLMVGIGETEEEVIALLDDLRAHDVDYVTIGQYLQPSKQHAPIDRFVTPEEFERYAEHGRKLGFRNIWSAPMVRSSYFADRQYHGEPVPEVRRKVDPAKKIAVQVVEA